In Triticum urartu cultivar G1812 chromosome 6, Tu2.1, whole genome shotgun sequence, the following proteins share a genomic window:
- the LOC125513094 gene encoding uncharacterized protein LOC125513094: MRPRRDDLHDDMDGSGQIIRTSMSSQLGFRYEDLRKATNDLNQSDQQACPGWLWFSLQGCASGWPGDRREAALPQLAAVDQLVLQRGEARQPGAAQEPHQAPRVQRRGSREPPRLRVPLQHQPRSLPLW, translated from the exons ATGAGGCCCAGGAGAGACGACCTCCACGACG ACATGGATGGCTCAGGCCAGATCATCCGCACCAGCATGTCGTCACAGCTCGGCTTCCGGTACGAGGATCTGCGCAAGGCGACTAATGACTTAAATCAATCAGATCAACAAGCTTGCCCAGGGTGGCTATGGTTCAGTTTACAAG GGTGTGCTTCCGGATGGCCGGGAGATCGCCGTGAAGCGGCTCTACCTCAACTTGCGGCAGTGGATCAACTAGTTCTTCAACGAGGTGAAGCTCGTCAGCCAGGTGCAGcacaagaacctcatcaagctcCTCGGGTGCAGCGTCGAGGGTCCCGAGAGCCTCCTCGTCTACGAGTACCTCTGCAACACCAGCCTCGATCACTACCTCTTTGGTAA
- the LOC125515544 gene encoding serine/arginine repetitive matrix protein 1-like isoform X2 has product MVSRSAPAAAAKSIGLAPRSRRPPPRPSPWSGTRCPLQQATGSRPPCRRSPQEGLQQPTDRRPLCCRLPQEAIGPQRLRRPPPPSTRGRSPQPGTRCLRPVLSGAAPMAAFPCSRRPQPTALSPPTASPRPVSASLEARRREAAIHRCQQPNPLEASRRKKGSAKSAQIRVMSLKIVRSYHVYVAQELDTPGATALPLPGQCVSGVATLVTI; this is encoded by the exons ATGGTCTCGCGCAGCGCCCCCGCCGCGGCGGCCAAGTCTATCGGCCTCGCGCCGCGCTCCCGCCGCCCGCCCCCGCGGCCGTCCCCCTGGTCGGGAACCCGCTGCCCGCTCCAGCAGGCAACCGGCAGCAGGCCCCCGTGCCGCCGCTCGCCCCAGGAAGGGCTCCAGCAGCCAACCGACCGCAGGCCCCTGTGCTGCCGCCTGCCGCAGGAGGCAATCGGCCCCCAGCGCCTACGCCGACCGCCTCCGCCGTCAACCCGCGGCCGCTCGCCCCAAC CAGGAACACGCTGTCTGCGGCCGGTGCTCTCGGGGGCAGCTCCCATGGCGGCATTCCCCTGCTCCCGCAGGCCCCAGCCAACAGCTCTCTCCCCACCAACAGCCAGCCCCCGCCCAGTGTCGGCGTCTCTGGAGGCCCGTCGCAGGGAGGCGGCAATCCATCGCTGCCAGCAGCCCAATCCTCTGGAAGCATCAAGAAGAAAAAAGGGAAGTGCAAAAAGTGCTCAGATCCGGGTCATGTCATTGAAGATTGTCCGAAGTTACCATGTCTACGTTGCACAGGAACTAGACACACCAGGGGCAACTGCACTACCCCTGCCGGGCCAGTGTGTTTCCGGTGTTGCGACATTGGTCACTATTTGA
- the LOC125515544 gene encoding serine/arginine repetitive matrix protein 1-like isoform X1 gives MVSRSAPAAAAKSIGLAPRSRRPPPRPSPWSGTRCPLQQATGSRPPCRRSPQEGLQQPTDRRPLCCRLPQEAIGPQRLRRPPPPSTRGRSPQPGTRCLRPVLSGAAPMAAFPCSRRPQPTALSPPTASPRPVSASLEARRREAAIHRCQQPNPLEASRRKKGSAKSAQIRVMSLKIVRSYHVYVAQELDTPGATALPLPGQCVSGVATLVTI, from the exons ATGGTCTCGCGCAGCGCCCCCGCCGCGGCGGCCAAGTCTATCGGCCTCGCGCCGCGCTCCCGCCGCCCGCCCCCGCGGCCGTCCCCCTGGTCGGGAACCCGCTGCCCGCTCCAGCAGGCAACCGGCAGCAGGCCCCCGTGCCGCCGCTCGCCCCAGGAAGGGCTCCAGCAGCCAACCGACCGCAGGCCCCTGTGCTGCCGCCTGCCGCAGGAGGCAATCGGCCCCCAGCGCCTACGCCGACCGCCTCCGCCGTCAACCCGCGGCCGCTCGCCCCAACCAG GAACACGCTGTCTGCGGCCGGTGCTCTCGGGGGCAGCTCCCATGGCGGCATTCCCCTGCTCCCGCAGGCCCCAGCCAACAGCTCTCTCCCCACCAACAGCCAGCCCCCGCCCAGTGTCGGCGTCTCTGGAGGCCCGTCGCAGGGAGGCGGCAATCCATCGCTGCCAGCAGCCCAATCCTCTGGAAGCATCAAGAAGAAAAAAGGGAAGTGCAAAAAGTGCTCAGATCCGGGTCATGTCATTGAAGATTGTCCGAAGTTACCATGTCTACGTTGCACAGGAACTAGACACACCAGGGGCAACTGCACTACCCCTGCCGGGCCAGTGTGTTTCCGGTGTTGCGACATTGGTCACTATTTGA